A single genomic interval of Gossypium raimondii isolate GPD5lz chromosome 11, ASM2569854v1, whole genome shotgun sequence harbors:
- the LOC105761208 gene encoding (+)-delta-cadinene synthase isozyme A, with amino-acid sequence MSSKMPANLVPSMSKENRHLADFVPSFWGDIFLSTPPGMDMDARTQQEYEELKQKVRRMLVANMDKPSQKLHIIDAVKRLGVAYHFEKEIEDALEVIYDHYCNHIQIDDDEDLYTTAVRFRLLREHGFNVQCETFNKFKNEKGKFKESLISDVKGMLELYEAAHFQLHEENLLEEALSFTTFHLKLAETTGDYPLSTQIANALKRPLLKSLPRLVAWSYISIYEGYGTQDKNLMKFAKLDFKMVQHLHMKEISEIYRWWKGLDVETNFPFIRDRLVECYLWILGVYFEPHYSVARTFMTKVISLTSIVDDTYDAYATYEELEIFTKAIQRWDINCPDQLPDCMKLCYSELLKIFKDMEDLMSGQGKSYRVQLAKEAMKQVCQAYFVEAKWLHEHYMPTVEEYLSVAFVSTCYPMLTIVSFVGMEDSITKETFTWAFNTPKILRASTIICRLMDDVVSHQFEQEREHVPSAVECYTKQYGVSAQEAYDEFYKRINNAWKDMNEAFLKPTVVPTSALNRILNLTRVIDLLYKDEDAYTRVGDSAKTSITALLIDPISI; translated from the exons ATGTCTTCTAAAATGCCTGCAAACCTTGTACCATCAATGTCCAAGGAAAATCGCCATTTGGCCGATTTTGTTCCTAGCTTTTGGGGGGATATTTTCCTCTCTACTCCTCCTGGAATG GATATGGATGCCAGAACCCAACAAGAGTATGAAGAATTGAAGCAGAAAGTGAGGAGAATGTTGGTGGCAAATATGGACAAACCATCCCAAAAATTACACATAATTGATGCAGTCAAACGCTTAGGTGTAGCTTACCATTTTGAGAAAGAGATAGAAGATGCCTTAGAAGTTATATATGATCATTACTGCAATCATATTCagattgatgatgatgaagatctCTACACTACTGCTGTTCGATTTCGTTTGCTAAGAGAGCATGGCTTCAATGTTCAGTGCG AGACCTTCAACAAGTTCAAAAATGAGAAAGGAAAGTTCAAAGAATCCTTAATTAGTGATGTGAAAGGCATGCTAGAATTGTATGAAGCTGCACATTTTCAACTACACGAGGAAAATCTATTAGAAGAAGCTCTTTCTTTCACCACTTTTCATCTAAAGTTGGCAGAAACTACGGGGGACTATCCTCTCTCCACACAGATTGCTAATGCTCTAAAGCGACCCCTTCTTAAGAGCTTACCAAGGTTGGTTGCTTGGAGTTACATTTCCATATATGAAGGATATGGTACCCAAgacaaaaatttaatgaaatttgcaAAGTTAGATTTCAAAATGGTACAACATTTGCACATGAAGGAAATAAGTGAGATATACAG gTGGTGGAAAGGTTTAGATGTTGAAACCAATTTTCCCTTTATACGAGACAGATTGGTGGAATGTTACTTATGGATATTGGGAGTATACTTTGAACCTCATTACTCTGTTGCTAGAACTTTCATGACCAAAGTAATATCGTTGACATCAATTGTGGATGATACTTATGATGCATATGCCACATATGAAGAActtgaaatatttacaaaagcaATCCAAAG GTGGGATATCAATTGCCCTGATCAACTTCCAGACTGCATGAAATTGTGCTATAGTGAGctcttaaaaatttttaaagatatggAAGACTTGATGTCCGGACAAGGAAAATCATATCGTGTCCAACTCGCAAAAGAAGCG ATGAAACAAGTATGTCAAGCCTACTTTGTTGAGGCCAAATGGCTGCATGAACATTATATGCCAACGGTGGAGGAGTATTTGTCTGTTGCATTTGTTTCTACTTGTTATCCAATGCTTACAATTGTATCCTTTGTCGGCATGGAGGATAGCATAACGAAGGAGACATTCACTTGGGCATTTAATACACCAAAGATTCTTCGAGCTTCAACAATTATTTGTAGGCTGATGGATGATGTTGTTAGCCATCAG TTTGAGCAAGAGAGAGAACATGTTCCTTCGGCTGTGGAGTGTTACACGAAACAATATGGGGTATCAGCACAAGAGGCATACGATGAGTTCTACAAGCGAATAAACAATGCTTGGAAGGATATGAACGAAGCGTTCTTGAAACCAACGGTGGTGCCGACATCGGCTCTTAATCGAATTCTCAACCTTACTAGGGTTATAGATCTACTTTACAAGGATGAAGATGCTTATACGCGTGTTGGTGATTCAGCAAAAACTAGCATCACTGCCCTGTTGATTGATCCAATCTCAATTTGA
- the LOC105761207 gene encoding transcription factor ILR3 isoform X1, protein MVSPENTNYWSSFDYATLINDIPAPDGPYSGFSWPTRPINASSNVFSVEIDGSFEDSDGLKESGSKKRVRSESCNVSSSKACREKLRRDKLNEKFMELSSILEPEKPPKTDKAAILVDAVRMVTQLRGEAQKLKDSISSLHDRIKELKAEKNELRDEKQRLKAEKEKLEQQLKAMNSQPSFMPPAPAFPAAFATAQGQVPGNKLVPFFGYPGVAMWQFMLPASLDTSEDHVLRPPVA, encoded by the exons ATGGTATCACCTGAAAACACCAATTATTGGTCTAGCTTCGATTATGCAACCTTGATCAACGATATCCCTGCCCCTGACGGACCTTATTCCGGATTTTCTTGGCCCACTCGGCCAATCAATGCATCTTCTAATGTTTTCAG TGTGGAAATTGACGGCTCGTTTGAGGATTCAGATGGCCTTAAGGAATCTGGTTCAAAGAAGAg AGTTAGATCTGAGTCTTGCAATGTTTCAAGCTCCAAAGCATGCAGGGAGAAGTTGCGTAGGGATAAGCTAAATGAGAA GTTTATGGAGCTGAGTTCTATTTTGGAACCTGAAAAGCCTCCCAAGACAGACAAGGCTGCTATTTTGGTTGATGCTGTCCGAATGGTAACCCAGTTACGAGGTGAAGCCCAGAAATTGAAGGATTCAATTTCAAGTCTCCATGACAGGATTAAAGAATTGAAG GCTGAAAAGAATGAACTTCGTGATGAAAAGCAAAGGCTGAAGGCCGAGAAGGAAAAGCTGGAGCAACAGCTGAAGGCCATGAATTCACAACCCAGCTTCATGCCTCCTGCACCTGCATTCCCTGCTGCATTTGCTACTGCCCAAGGTCAAGTTCCAGGAAACAAGTTGGTTCCTTTCTTTGGTTATCCTGGAGTTGCCATGTGGCAGTTTATGCTGCCTGCGTCGTTAGACACCTCAGAGGATCATGTACTCCGCCCTCCGGTTGCCTAA